In Methylobacterium aquaticum, the following are encoded in one genomic region:
- a CDS encoding nucleotidyl transferase AbiEii/AbiGii toxin family protein: MRPSQWSRLFDLSLSIIDQARDIAYDFDWTFGGGTALMLQIDHRESHDIDLFLDDPQLLPFLNPAAQDLVLERWPDEYESDGARVLKLIFDGLGEIDFICCGSITDASAKASEVRGRSVRVETPAEIVAKKVYYRGSRLQPRDMFDIAAVARECGQSYVVDALKACGADRCTEALAVAEAMDPAFASNLMGQLMLRPHNRHLPVEAQSTTQTMLRVALGL, encoded by the coding sequence GTGCGGCCGAGCCAATGGTCACGACTGTTCGATCTGTCGCTGAGCATCATCGACCAGGCCAGAGACATTGCCTACGACTTCGATTGGACGTTCGGCGGTGGAACGGCCCTGATGTTGCAGATCGATCATCGCGAAAGTCACGATATCGATCTCTTCCTGGATGATCCGCAGCTGCTGCCTTTCCTCAACCCGGCTGCACAAGATCTGGTGCTGGAACGATGGCCGGATGAGTATGAGAGTGACGGCGCGCGGGTGTTGAAGTTGATCTTCGACGGTTTGGGTGAGATCGATTTCATATGTTGTGGTTCGATCACCGATGCCTCCGCGAAAGCATCCGAGGTCCGTGGTCGGAGCGTCCGCGTCGAAACTCCGGCTGAGATCGTTGCCAAGAAGGTCTATTACCGAGGCTCGCGGCTTCAACCGCGAGACATGTTCGACATTGCGGCTGTCGCACGAGAATGCGGCCAGAGCTACGTCGTCGATGCGTTGAAGGCGTGCGGGGCGGATCGATGCACCGAGGCGCTGGCCGTTGCCGAGGCCATGGACCCGGCATTCGCATCCAACCTCATGGGGCAACTCATGCTTCGGCCGCATAACAGGCATCTGCCGGTCGAGGCGCAATCGACGACTCAAACAATGCTTCGTGTCGCCCTCGGCCTGTGA
- a CDS encoding potassium transporter Kup produces MDEDPSKTEAREPERRLKPALLLGALGVVYGDIGTSPLYAFKEAVKAAGHGQAEPAAVIGAVSLILWALIVVVSFKYAVLILRADNHGEGGIVAMLALLGARQAEPRSWAGLLLVVGLIGAALLYGDGAITPAISVLSAVEGLKVEAPGLARAVVPITLVILVGLFLIQSKGAAFIGRIFGPVMLAWFVVIAVLGLGGILHAPQILAALNPLKAVDFLTHAGWGVSFAMLGAAFLAVTGGEAMYADLGHFGARPIRLAWFGLVLPALVINYFGQGAVLLAEPGAIENPFYHLSPDWAHYPLIGLATLATVIASQAIISGVFSLTQQAMQLGFLPFVRIVHTARDAQGQIYVPAVNWLLAIATLSAVLIFETSDALAGAYGIAVSLLMAITTLLAGLIARRWGYSLLLVLLVNGAFLTIDLVFLGANSVKVFEGGWYPLVLTAIVAVTMLTWLKGTRLTEATRVGARQDEDAFLARLHADPPIRLPGAGAFLSSATRGIPLHMSRLLERSRALPSRCTIVTALYEEKPVVPATERAEVTRIAPDLYRVTLRYGYMEEASIPDGLACAVAHRGLPADFVEDVTVFIGHETIIPKRNHRGMAAWRETLFAFMMRNGERTGAFFCVPTRQVVEVGTEIEI; encoded by the coding sequence GTGGACGAGGATCCGTCGAAGACGGAGGCGCGGGAGCCGGAGCGGCGGCTGAAGCCGGCCCTGCTGCTCGGTGCCCTCGGGGTCGTCTACGGCGATATCGGCACGAGCCCGCTCTATGCCTTCAAGGAGGCGGTCAAGGCCGCCGGCCACGGCCAGGCCGAGCCCGCCGCGGTGATCGGCGCGGTGTCGCTGATCCTGTGGGCGCTCATCGTCGTGGTGTCGTTCAAGTACGCGGTGCTGATCCTGCGGGCCGACAACCACGGCGAGGGCGGCATCGTGGCGATGCTGGCCCTGCTCGGCGCCCGCCAGGCCGAGCCGCGCAGCTGGGCCGGCCTCCTCCTGGTGGTCGGGCTGATCGGCGCCGCGCTCCTCTACGGCGACGGGGCGATCACGCCGGCGATCTCGGTGCTCAGCGCCGTCGAGGGCCTGAAGGTCGAGGCGCCGGGCCTTGCCCGCGCGGTGGTGCCGATCACCCTCGTCATCCTGGTCGGGCTCTTTCTGATCCAAAGCAAGGGTGCGGCATTCATCGGGCGGATCTTCGGGCCGGTGATGCTGGCATGGTTCGTGGTGATCGCCGTGCTGGGCCTAGGGGGCATCCTGCACGCGCCGCAGATCCTGGCGGCGCTCAACCCGCTGAAGGCGGTCGACTTCCTGACCCATGCCGGGTGGGGCGTCAGCTTCGCGATGCTGGGTGCCGCCTTCCTGGCGGTGACCGGCGGCGAGGCGATGTATGCCGATCTCGGCCATTTCGGCGCCCGGCCGATCCGGCTCGCCTGGTTCGGGCTGGTGCTGCCGGCCCTCGTCATCAATTATTTCGGGCAGGGCGCCGTGCTGCTCGCCGAGCCCGGCGCGATCGAGAACCCGTTCTATCATCTGAGCCCCGACTGGGCGCATTACCCGCTGATCGGGCTCGCCACGCTCGCCACCGTCATCGCCTCGCAGGCGATCATCTCGGGCGTGTTCTCGCTGACCCAGCAGGCGATGCAACTCGGCTTCCTGCCCTTCGTGCGCATCGTCCACACGGCGCGGGACGCGCAAGGCCAGATTTACGTGCCGGCGGTGAACTGGCTTCTGGCCATCGCCACTTTAAGCGCCGTGCTGATCTTCGAGACCTCGGATGCGCTGGCCGGCGCCTACGGCATCGCGGTCTCGCTCCTGATGGCGATCACGACGCTGCTCGCGGGCCTCATCGCCCGGCGCTGGGGCTACAGCCTGCTCCTCGTCCTCCTGGTCAACGGCGCTTTCCTGACGATCGACCTCGTGTTCCTGGGCGCCAACAGCGTAAAGGTGTTCGAGGGCGGCTGGTATCCCCTCGTGCTCACGGCGATCGTCGCCGTGACGATGCTGACCTGGCTCAAAGGCACGCGGCTCACCGAGGCCACCCGGGTCGGCGCCCGCCAGGACGAGGACGCCTTCCTGGCGCGTCTGCACGCCGATCCGCCGATCCGCCTGCCGGGGGCCGGCGCCTTCCTGTCCTCGGCCACCAGGGGCATCCCGCTCCACATGAGCCGGCTCCTCGAGCGCAGCCGTGCCCTGCCGTCCCGCTGCACCATCGTCACCGCGCTCTACGAGGAGAAGCCGGTGGTGCCGGCGACCGAGCGCGCCGAGGTGACCCGGATCGCCCCCGACCTCTACCGGGTGACGCTCCGCTACGGCTACATGGAGGAAGCCTCGATCCCGGACGGGCTCGCCTGCGCGGTGGCGCATCGCGGGCTGCCGGCCGATTTCGTCGAGGACGTCACGGTCTTCATCGGCCACGAGACGATCATCCCCAAGCGCAACCACCGCGGCATGGCGGCGTGGCGCGAGACGCTGTTCGCCTTCATGATGCGCAACGGCGAGCGCACCGGCGCCTTCTTCTGCGTGCCGACCCGGCAGGTGGTGGAGGTGGGGACGGAGATCGAGATTTGA